From Triticum urartu cultivar G1812 chromosome 2, Tu2.1, whole genome shotgun sequence, a single genomic window includes:
- the LOC125536176 gene encoding heavy metal-associated isoprenylated plant protein 23-like: MGVGGTLEYLSGLLGGGGGHGHGHGHGNRRRRKQMQTVELKVSMDCEGCERKVKNALSSMKGVRSVNINRKQQKVTVAGYADASKVLRKAQSTGKKAEIWPYVPYSQVSQPYVAGTYDKRAPAGYVRSQEPGYGNVSGQVSRQDDQLTDMFNDDNANSCAVM, from the exons ATGGGAGTGGGGGGCACCTTGGAGTACCTGTCCGGGCTGCTGGGGGGCGGCGGAGGCCATGGCCATGGCCACGGCCACGGcaacaggaggaggaggaagcagaTGCAGACGGTGGAGCTCAAGGTCAGCATGGACTGCGAGGGGTGCGAGCGCAAGGTCAAGAACGCGCTCTCCTCCATGAAAG GGGTCCGATCAGTGAACATCAACAGGAAGCAGCAGAAGGTGACGGTGGCGGGGTACGCGGATGCCAGCAAGGTGCTGAGGAAGGCGCAGTCCACGGGGAAGAAGGCCGAGATATGGCCCTACGTGCCCTACAGCCAGGTCAGCCAGCCCTACGTCGCCGGCACCTACGACAAGCGGGCCCCCGCCGGCTACGTCAGGAGCCAGGAGCCCGGCTACGGCAACGTGTCCGGCCAGGTCAGCAGGCAGGACGACCAGCTCACCGACATGTTCAACGACGACAACGCCAACTCCTGCGCCGTCATGTGA